A region of the Paracoccus pantotrophus genome:
CTGCGCTATCAGGGCGGCACGCTGGGCGGTCCGGCAGCCCAGGATTGCGTGCTGCGCCTGACGGCCGAACAGGCGCTGCGCCTGCGCGACATCGCGGAGGGGATGGAATGAACCGCCTGGCCGGATGCGCGCTGGCCCTGCTGCTGGCGGCGCCGTGCTTGGCCGGCGATGCCTCGGGCTTCGATCCCGCCGCCATCGACCGTTGCCTTGCCGATGCCTCGACCCAGGGCACCCGCGCCGATTGCGCCGCGACCGGCATGGAAGCCTGCCTCGACTACGCACGCGGCAAATATACCGGCGACGACCCGGATTTTCCGATGGCGAACTGCCTCGACGCCTCGCATCAGGCCTGGGAGGCGAAGCTGACCGGGGTCTACGAGGCGGCGCTGAAGGCCCAGGGAAAGAAGGACAACGGGGCGCAGGAGATGCTGCGCCAGGCCGAGCGCAGTTGGCTGCAGTTCCGCGAGGATCTGTGCAACCAGGTCCGGGACGCGGCGGCCGAGGGCAAGGGCGACCTGGCCCGTGCCCGCTGCATCCGGGACGAGACGGCGCGGCAGGTGGCGCTGCTCATGGCGCTGGTAGACCCGCGATGAACAGGACGGCGATGAGCAGAGACACGCAAAAGGGGCGCCGCCGATGGCAGCGCCCCCCGCAAGGCCGTGACGGCGGCCTAGAACTTGATCACATAGCTGATGCCGGCAACCACCGGATCGACATCGACCGAGCCGATATTGGCGCCGTCCAGCTCGACATCGGCATTGATGTCGATCCAGCGCAGGTCGGCGCGCAGGGCCGAGCGGTCGTTGATCCAGTGATCCACGCCCAGATGCGCGGCCAGGCCCCAGCTGTTCTTGACCCGCAATTCGCTGCCGGCCAGCGGCCCCTTGGCCTCGCCGTCCCAGAAACCGGTGAAGTTCACGCCCAGGCCGACAAAGGGCTTCCAGCGCGGATGCATGTCAAAGTGATATTGCAGCGAGACGACCGGCGGCAGGTGCTTGACCGTGCCGATCTCGGTCCCGTTCGACTTGATCGAATGCTTGAAGGGCAGGGCGCCCAGCACCTCGATGCCGATATTGTCGCGGATGAAATATTCGAAGGTGATGCTGGGGCGGGCGCTGTCGTCGATGCTGATCGGCGTCGGCCCTGCCAGCACGCCATTGTCCGATTTCGGATTCACATGCGCGATCCCGAAGCCGAGCGTCCATTCGCCTTGCGATTGCGCAAGTGCAGGCGAAGCAAGCGCGGCAAGTGCCGCGGCAATGGCAAGCTTGTGTCTCATGGCGATCCTCTCTTCTTGTCGCATGTCCGCTCATCGCGCCTTGCTTCGGGCTTCGACGTTGATCTGGATCAAGATTTCCGCTTTTGGCCGACCTGCGACAAACTGGCGCAGATCTCCGGCACCCTGCCCGAAAGGATGATGCGATGAAGCTTGGCACCTCGGTCCTGCCTTCCTCGGAAACCTTCCGCGCCAATCGCGCGGCGCATCTGGCCATGCTGGAAACCGTGCGCGAGGCGGCGCTGGCCGCGGCGTCGGGCGGCGGCGCGAAGGCGCTGGAGCGCCATGTCGCCCGCGGCAAGATGCCGCCGCGCGAGCGGGTGGCGAATCTGCTCGATCCCGGCTCGCCCTTCCTGGAGATCGGCGCCACGGCCGCGCATGGCATGTATGACGGCGCCGCGCCCTGCGCGGGCGTGATCGCCGGCATCGGCCGGGTGCATGGGCAAGAGGTGATGGTGGTGGCCAACGATGCCACGGTCAAGGGCGGCACCTATTACCCGATGACGGTGAAAAAGCACCTGCGCGCGCAGGAGATCGCCGAGGAATGCCAGCTGCCCTGCGTCTACCTGGTCGATTCCGGCGGCGCCAACCTGCCCAACCAGGACGAGGTCTTTCCCGACCGCGACCATTTCGGCCGCATCTTCTACAACCAGGCGCGGATGTCGGCCAAGGGCATCGCGCAGATCGCCGTGGTCATGGGCAGCTGCACGGCGGGCGGCGCCTATGTCCCGGCCATGTCCGACGTGACGATCATCGTCAAGGGCCAGGGCACGATCTTCCTCGCCGGCCCGCCCTTGGTCCGGGCCGCGACCGGCGAGGTGGTCTCGGCCGAGGATCTGGGCGGCGGCGACGTGCACACCCGGCTTTCGGGCGTGGCCGACTACCTGGCCGAGGACGACGCCCATGCCCTCGCCCTCGCCCGCCGTGCCATCGGGAACCTCAACCGCAGCCTGCCCGCGACCGTGCAATGGCAACCTCCCGAGCCCCCGGCCCATGACCCCGAGGAGATCCTGGGCGTCGTCCCCGCCGACCTGAAGATCCCCTATGACATCCGCGAGGTGATCGCGCGCGTCGTGGACGGCTCGCGCTTCGACGAGTTCAAGGCCCGCTTCGGCGAGACGCTGGTGACGGGTTTCGCCCATCTGGAAGGCTGCCCCATCGGCATCGTCGCCAATAACGGCGTGATCTTCTCGGAGGCCGCGCAGAAGGGCGCGCATTTCATCGAACTCTGCTCGATGCGCGGCATCCCGCTGGTCTTCCTGCAGAATGTCACCGGCTTCATGGTCGGCCGCAAATACGAGAACGAGGGCATTGCCCGGCACGGCGCCAAGATGGTGACGGCGGTGGCGACGACCAGCGTGCCCAAGATCACCATGCTGGTCGGCGGCAGCTTCGGGGCGGGCAATTACGGCATGGCCGGCCGCGCCTATGGGCCGCGCTTCCTCTGGACCTGGCCCAATTCGCGCATCTCGGTGATGGGCGGCGAGCAGGCGGCGGGCGTGCTCGCCACCGTGCGCCGCGAGGGGATCGAGCGCCAGGGCGGCAGCTGGTCGCCCGAGGAAGAGGCCGAGTTCAAGCGCCCCACCATCGAGATGTTCGAGCGCCAGTCCCACCCGCTCTATGCCTCGGCCCGGCTCTGGGACGACGGCATCATCGACCCGCGCAAGACCCGCGACGTGCTGGCGCTGAGCCTGCGCGCCAGCCTCAACGCGCCGATCGAGCCGACCCGCTTCGGCATCTTCCGGATGTGACGGCCATGGACCGGCCCCGCCTCACCACCCTGCAAGGCGACATCACCCGGCTCGCCATGGACGCCATCGTCAACGCCGCCAATCGCAGCCTGCTGGGCGGCGGCGGGGTGGACGGCGCCATCCACCGCGCCGCCGGGCCCGAACTGCTCGACGAATGCCGCAGCATCGGCGGCTGCCCGACCGGCGAGGCCCGCATCACCCGCGGCTACGCCCTGCCGGCCCGCTACGTGATCCATGCCGTCGGCCCGGTCTGGCGGGGCGGCGGGGCGGAGGAGGACGCGCTGCTCGCCAGCGCCTATCGCCACAGCCTGCTCCTCGCCCAGGCCCATGACCTCGCCCGCATCGCCTTCCCGGCGATCTCGACCGGCATCTACGGCTTCCCGGCCGAGCGTGCCGCCCGCATCGCCGTGGCCACCATCCTCGGCCACGGCGCCGGCCTCGAGGTAACTCTGGTCGGCTTCGACGCCGCCAGCCACGCCACGCTTCGCCGTGCGGTGGACGAGGCCCGCCGATGATTTCTCCGTTTCCCCAATACCCCACGGGGGTCCGGGGGTGTGAAACCCCCGGCGCCGCCCGCGCCACGAGGAGCTGCCCATGTTCCAGAAGATCCTGATCGCCAACCGCGGCGAGATCGCCTGCCGGGTCATCGACACCGCCCGCAAGCTGGGCGTGCGCACCGTCGCAGTCTATTCCGAGGCCGATCGCGGCGCCCGCCACGTCGCCATGGCCGACGAGGCCGTGCCGATCGGCGGTCCGGCGCCCAGGGACAGCTACCTGCGCGGCGACGCCATCATCCAGGCCGCGCGCGAGACCGGCGCGCAGGCCATCCATCCAGGCTACGGCTTCCTCAGCGAGAACCCGGATTTCGTCGATGCGGTGACGGCGGCGGGGCTGGCCTTCATCGGCCCCTCGGCACAGGCGATCCGCAAGATGGGCCTCAAGGACGCCGCCAAGGCGCTGATGGCCGAGGCGGGCGTGCCGGTCGTGCCCGGCTATCACGGCGAGAACCAGGACGCCGCCCATCTGGCGGACCAGGCCGACAGAATCGGCTATCCGGTGCTGATCAAGGCGGTGGCCGGCGGCGGCGGCAAGGGCATGCGCCTGGTTGAGCATGCGCGGGACTTCCCGGCCGCGCTGCAATCGGCGCAGGGCGAGGCCGCCACCGCCTTCGGCAACCCGGCGGTGCTGATCGAGAAATACATCCAGCAGCCCCGCCATATCGAGGTGCAGGTCTTTGGCGACGGCAGCCGCGCGCTGCACCTGTTCGAACGCGACTGCTCGCTGCAACGCCGTCACCAGAAGGTGATCGAGGAAGCCCCGGCCCCCGGCATGACGCCCGAGATGCGCGCGGCCATGGGCGCGGCCGCCGCCCGCGCCGCCGAGGCCATCGGCTATGCCGGCGCCGGCACGGTCGAATTCATCGTCGATGCCAGCCAGGGCCTGCGCCCCGACGGTTTCTGGTTCATGGAGATGAACACCCGCCTGCAGGTCGAGCATCCGGTGACCGAACTGATCACCGGCGTCGATCTGGTGGAATGGCAGCTGCGCGTCGCCAGCGGCGAGCCCCTGCCGGCCCGGCAGGAGGATCTGACCATCACCGGCCATGCCTTCGAGGCCCGGCTCTATGCCGAGGACGTGCCGGCGGGCTTCCTGCCCGCCACCGGAACCCTTGCGCATCTGCGCTTTCCCAACCATGCCCGGATCGAGACCGGGGTGCGGCCCGGCGACGCGATCTCGCCCTGGTATGATCCGATGATCGCCAAGATCGTCACCCATGGCGCGACCCGCGCCATCGCGCTGCGGGCACTGGAATCGGCGCTGGTCGATACCGAGGTGGCGGGCTCGGTCACCAATGTCGATTTCCTGATCGCGCTGACCCGGCACGAGGGTTTCGGCAAGGGCGAAGTCGATACCGGCCTGATCGCCCGCGACCTTCAGGCGCTGGTCGCCGCCGCCGAGCCCGATCCGCGGGCCAAGGCCCTGGCGGTCCTCGGCCTTGCCGGATTGGACGATCCGATGCTGCGCGGTGGCATCACCCTTTGGCAGCCCCTGCGCCGCACCATCGCCTGGGAGGGCGGCGAGGCGGTGCTGGAGGTGCTGGGCCCCGGTGCCGCCCGCGTCACGCTGGACGGCAGCACGCATGAGATCGGCTATGAGGGCGGGCGCTGGTGGGTCGACGGCAGCCCGCGCCGCTCGCGCATCGTCAACCACGCCGCGGGAACCAGCGTCTTCGGCGGCCGCTCGCTGACGCTCGCCCCCCTCGACCCGCTGGCCCGCGGCGGCGAGGAGGCGGGCGGCGGCATGACGCTTTCGCCCATGCCGGGCCTCGTCAAGGCGATCTTCGTCGAGCCGGGGCAGCAGGTGGCGGCGGGCGAGCCTCTGGCGATCCTCGAGGCGATGAAGATGGAACACACGCTGACTGCCGCCCGCGACGGTCGCGTGGCCGAGGTCTTCGCCCAGGCCGGCGACCAGGTCGAGGCCGGCGCCGCCCTGATCCGGCTGGAGGAGGAAGAACACGCATGATCCTGCATCACGTCCCCGGCTCGCGCTCGATGCGCGTGCTCTGGCTGATCGAGGAACTGGGGCTCGATTGCGAATTGCGGCTCTGGTCGCTGACCGACGGCAGCCTGCGCAGCGCCGCGTTCCGCGCGCTGTCCCCCGCAGGCCGCATCCCGGCGCTGGAAATCGACGGCCGCGCCATCTTCGAATCCGGCGCCATCCTGCAATACCTGACCGAGCGCGAGGGCAGGCTGGCCCCGAAACCGGGCGCGCCCGAGCGCGGCGATTTCCTGGAGTGGGTGCATTTCGCCGAGACCCAGGCGAATATCCTGCAGGCCCTGAACATCCACCATATCTTCCTGCGGCCCGAAAGCGCGCGCTCGATCCCGCTGATGCGCCTCGACACGAAACGGCTGGCCGTCACCGCCCGGGCGCTGGACGACCATCTGGCGGGGCGCGAAACGCTTCTGTCCGGGTTTTCCGCTGCCGATTGCATGCTGGGCTTCAATATCGAGGCGCTGTTTCGCTTCCTGCCCGCCGCCGACCATCCGGCGCTGGCGGCCTATCGCGACCGCATGACGGCGCGTCCCGCCTATCGCCGCGCCCTGGCCCGTGCCGGGGGCGACGCGATCTATGACCGCGATTTCTACGAGGTGCCCGATGTCCAGGGTTGAGATCTTCGAAGTCGGCCCCCGCGACGGCCTGCAGAACGAAAAGCGCCCGATCCCGGCGGCGGAAAAGATCGCGCTGGTCGACCTGCTGTCGCAGGCCGGCTTCCGGCGCATCGAGGTCACCAGCTTCGTGCCGCCGAAATGGGTGCCGCAGATGGCCGACGCGGCCGAGGTCATGGCCGGCATCGCCCGGCGGCCCGGCATCCGCTACGCGGTGCTGACCCCCAACCTGCGCGGCTACGAGGCGGCGCGGGCGGCCGGCGCGGACGAGGTGGCGATCTTCGCCTCGGCCTCGGAAGGCTTCTCGCGCGCCAACCTGAACGCCAGCATCGCCGAAAGCCTGGAACGCTTCGCGCCCGTGGCCGAGGCGGCGCGGGCCGACGGCATTCCGCTGCGCGGCTATGTTTCGGTGGTGACGGATTGCCCCTTCGATGGGCCGGTGCCGCCCGCGAATGTCGCCCGCGTCGCGGCCGCCTTGCGCGACATGGGCTGCTACGAGGTCAGCCTGGGCGACACCATCGGCCAGGGCCGGCCCGAGACCATCGATGCCATGCTCTCCGCCGTGCTGCAGGAACTGCCGCCCGACAGGCTGGCTGGCCATTACCACGACACCGCCGGCCGGGCGCTGGAGAATATCGACGCGAGCCTTGCGCGTGGGTTGCGGGTCTTCGACGCCGCGGTCGGAGGCCTGGGC
Encoded here:
- a CDS encoding hydroxymethylglutaryl-CoA lyase; this encodes MSRVEIFEVGPRDGLQNEKRPIPAAEKIALVDLLSQAGFRRIEVTSFVPPKWVPQMADAAEVMAGIARRPGIRYAVLTPNLRGYEAARAAGADEVAIFASASEGFSRANLNASIAESLERFAPVAEAARADGIPLRGYVSVVTDCPFDGPVPPANVARVAAALRDMGCYEVSLGDTIGQGRPETIDAMLSAVLQELPPDRLAGHYHDTAGRALENIDASLARGLRVFDAAVGGLGGCPYAPGAAGNVATEAVAAHLAAQGHDTGLDMAVIERAAAMARAMRGGA
- a CDS encoding O-acetyl-ADP-ribose deacetylase: MDRPRLTTLQGDITRLAMDAIVNAANRSLLGGGGVDGAIHRAAGPELLDECRSIGGCPTGEARITRGYALPARYVIHAVGPVWRGGGAEEDALLASAYRHSLLLAQAHDLARIAFPAISTGIYGFPAERAARIAVATILGHGAGLEVTLVGFDAASHATLRRAVDEARR
- a CDS encoding OmpW/AlkL family protein, whose protein sequence is MRHKLAIAAALAALASPALAQSQGEWTLGFGIAHVNPKSDNGVLAGPTPISIDDSARPSITFEYFIRDNIGIEVLGALPFKHSIKSNGTEIGTVKHLPPVVSLQYHFDMHPRWKPFVGLGVNFTGFWDGEAKGPLAGSELRVKNSWGLAAHLGVDHWINDRSALRADLRWIDINADVELDGANIGSVDVDPVVAGISYVIKF
- a CDS encoding glutathione S-transferase family protein codes for the protein MILHHVPGSRSMRVLWLIEELGLDCELRLWSLTDGSLRSAAFRALSPAGRIPALEIDGRAIFESGAILQYLTEREGRLAPKPGAPERGDFLEWVHFAETQANILQALNIHHIFLRPESARSIPLMRLDTKRLAVTARALDDHLAGRETLLSGFSAADCMLGFNIEALFRFLPAADHPALAAYRDRMTARPAYRRALARAGGDAIYDRDFYEVPDVQG
- a CDS encoding lysozyme inhibitor LprI family protein is translated as MNRLAGCALALLLAAPCLAGDASGFDPAAIDRCLADASTQGTRADCAATGMEACLDYARGKYTGDDPDFPMANCLDASHQAWEAKLTGVYEAALKAQGKKDNGAQEMLRQAERSWLQFREDLCNQVRDAAAEGKGDLARARCIRDETARQVALLMALVDPR
- a CDS encoding acetyl-CoA carboxylase biotin carboxylase subunit, translated to MFQKILIANRGEIACRVIDTARKLGVRTVAVYSEADRGARHVAMADEAVPIGGPAPRDSYLRGDAIIQAARETGAQAIHPGYGFLSENPDFVDAVTAAGLAFIGPSAQAIRKMGLKDAAKALMAEAGVPVVPGYHGENQDAAHLADQADRIGYPVLIKAVAGGGGKGMRLVEHARDFPAALQSAQGEAATAFGNPAVLIEKYIQQPRHIEVQVFGDGSRALHLFERDCSLQRRHQKVIEEAPAPGMTPEMRAAMGAAAARAAEAIGYAGAGTVEFIVDASQGLRPDGFWFMEMNTRLQVEHPVTELITGVDLVEWQLRVASGEPLPARQEDLTITGHAFEARLYAEDVPAGFLPATGTLAHLRFPNHARIETGVRPGDAISPWYDPMIAKIVTHGATRAIALRALESALVDTEVAGSVTNVDFLIALTRHEGFGKGEVDTGLIARDLQALVAAAEPDPRAKALAVLGLAGLDDPMLRGGITLWQPLRRTIAWEGGEAVLEVLGPGAARVTLDGSTHEIGYEGGRWWVDGSPRRSRIVNHAAGTSVFGGRSLTLAPLDPLARGGEEAGGGMTLSPMPGLVKAIFVEPGQQVAAGEPLAILEAMKMEHTLTAARDGRVAEVFAQAGDQVEAGAALIRLEEEEHA
- a CDS encoding carboxyl transferase domain-containing protein codes for the protein MKLGTSVLPSSETFRANRAAHLAMLETVREAALAAASGGGAKALERHVARGKMPPRERVANLLDPGSPFLEIGATAAHGMYDGAAPCAGVIAGIGRVHGQEVMVVANDATVKGGTYYPMTVKKHLRAQEIAEECQLPCVYLVDSGGANLPNQDEVFPDRDHFGRIFYNQARMSAKGIAQIAVVMGSCTAGGAYVPAMSDVTIIVKGQGTIFLAGPPLVRAATGEVVSAEDLGGGDVHTRLSGVADYLAEDDAHALALARRAIGNLNRSLPATVQWQPPEPPAHDPEEILGVVPADLKIPYDIREVIARVVDGSRFDEFKARFGETLVTGFAHLEGCPIGIVANNGVIFSEAAQKGAHFIELCSMRGIPLVFLQNVTGFMVGRKYENEGIARHGAKMVTAVATTSVPKITMLVGGSFGAGNYGMAGRAYGPRFLWTWPNSRISVMGGEQAAGVLATVRREGIERQGGSWSPEEEAEFKRPTIEMFERQSHPLYASARLWDDGIIDPRKTRDVLALSLRASLNAPIEPTRFGIFRM